The following proteins are encoded in a genomic region of Ailuropoda melanoleuca isolate Jingjing chromosome 10, ASM200744v2, whole genome shotgun sequence:
- the HSD3B7 gene encoding 3 beta-hydroxysteroid dehydrogenase type 7 isoform X3 — MRSLRLLHPPAHPAGSGFSPLPQVLGWNQTPVDCRVAARGRPLARVRGTEGWRLGSCLFLEWGRREEEQAEGDGVLAGWPRRSKKTAPPVASWGILGPWLQVGKGMAEATEIQKLVYLVTGGCGFLGEHVVRMLLQREPRLSELRVFDLRLGPWLEELKTGPVRVTAIQGDVTQAHEVAAAVAGAHVVIHTAGLVDVFGRASPETIYEVNVQGTKNVIEACVQTGTRFLVYTSSMEVVGPNIKGHPFYSKAQAERLVLEANGREVHGGLPLVTCALRPTGIYGEGHQIMRDFYHQGLRLGGRLFRAIPASVEHGRVYVGNVAWMHVLVARELQRRAALLGGQVYFCYDESPYKSYEDFNMEFLGPCGLRLVETRLLVPYWLLMLLAALNALLQWLLRPLLLYAPLLNPYTLAVANTTFTVSTDKARRHFGYEPLFSWEDSRSRTIRWVRAVEGSAP, encoded by the exons ATGAGGTCACTGCGCCTGCTCCATCCTCCGGCCCACCCAGCAGGTTCTGGCTTCAGTCCCCTTCCCCAAGTTCTTGGCTGGAACCAGACGCCGGTGGACTGCAGAGTGGCCGCCAGGGGGCGCCCTCTGGCAAGAGTGCGGGGGACGGAGGGGTGGAGGCTGGGCTCGTGTCTGTTCCTGgaatggggcaggagggaggaggagcaagCGGAAGGGGACGGTGTGTTGGCCGGCTGGCCCAGGCGAAGCAAGAAGACTGCCCCTCCGGTGGCCAGCTGGGGTATCCTGGGACCGTGGCTGCAGGTAGGCAAAG GCATGGCCGAGGCTACTGAGATCCAGAAGCTCGTGTACCTGGTCACAGGTGGCTGCGGCTTCCTGGGGGAGCATGTGGTACGGATGCTTCTGCAGCGGGAACCCCGGCTCTCGGAGCTGCGGGTGTTTGACCTGCGCCTGGGTCCCTGGCTGGAGGAGCTGAAGACAG GGCCCGTGCGGGTGACTGCCATCCAGGGGGATGTGACCCAGGCCCACGAGGTGGCCGCAGCTGTGGCTGGAGCCCACGTGGTCATCCACACAGCTGGCCTGGTGGATGTGTTTGGCAGGGCCAGCCCCGAGACCATCTATGAGGTCAACGTGCAGG GCACAAAGAACGTGATTGAGGCTTGTGTGCAGACTGGAACACGGTTCCTGGTCTACACGAGCAGCATGGAGGTTGTGGGGCCCAACATCAAAGGCCACCCCTTCTACAG CAAGGCCCAAGCTGAGCGGCTGGTCCTGGAAGCCAATGGAAGAGAG GTCCATGGGGGGCTGCCCCTGGTGACATGTGCCCTGCGTCCCACTGGCATCTACGGCGAAGGCCACCAGATCATGCGGGACTTCTACCACCAGGGCCTTCGCCTGGGGGGTCGTCTCTTCCGGGCCATCCCGGCCTCTGTGGAGCACGGTCGGGTCTATGTGG GCAACGTGGCCTGGATGCACGTGCTGGTGGCCCGGGAGCTGCAGCGACGGGCGGCGCTGCTGGGCGGCCAGGTGTACTTCTGCTACGACGAGTCCCCCTATAAGAGCTACGAGGACTTCAACATGGAGTTCCTGGGCCCGTGCGGACTGCGGCTGGTGGAGACCCGCCTGCTGGTGCCCTACTGGCTGCTGATGCTTCTGGCTGCTCTCAACGCCCTGCTGCAGTGGCTGCTACGGCCCCTGCTTCTCTACGCTCCCCTGCTCAATCCCTACACGCTGGCCGTGGCCAACACCACCTTCACCGTGAGCACTGACAAGGCTCGGCGCCATTTCGGCTACGAGCCCCTGTTCTCGTGGGAGGACAGCCGGAGCCGCACCATCCGCTGGGTGCGGGCCGTGGAGGGTTCCGCCCCGTGA
- the HSD3B7 gene encoding 3 beta-hydroxysteroid dehydrogenase type 7 isoform X5: MRSLRLLHPPAHPAGSGFSPLPQVLGWNQTPVDCRVAARGRPLARVRGTEGWRLGSCLFLEWGRREEEQAEGDGVLAGWPRRSKKTAPPVASWGILGPWLQVGKGMAEATEIQKLVYLVTGGCGFLGEHVVRMLLQREPRLSELRVFDLRLGPWLEELKTGTKNVIEACVQTGTRFLVYTSSMEVVGPNIKGHPFYSKAQAERLVLEANGREVHGGLPLVTCALRPTGIYGEGHQIMRDFYHQGLRLGGRLFRAIPASVEHGRVYVGNVAWMHVLVARELQRRAALLGGQVYFCYDESPYKSYEDFNMEFLGPCGLRLVETRLLVPYWLLMLLAALNALLQWLLRPLLLYAPLLNPYTLAVANTTFTVSTDKARRHFGYEPLFSWEDSRSRTIRWVRAVEGSAP, translated from the exons ATGAGGTCACTGCGCCTGCTCCATCCTCCGGCCCACCCAGCAGGTTCTGGCTTCAGTCCCCTTCCCCAAGTTCTTGGCTGGAACCAGACGCCGGTGGACTGCAGAGTGGCCGCCAGGGGGCGCCCTCTGGCAAGAGTGCGGGGGACGGAGGGGTGGAGGCTGGGCTCGTGTCTGTTCCTGgaatggggcaggagggaggaggagcaagCGGAAGGGGACGGTGTGTTGGCCGGCTGGCCCAGGCGAAGCAAGAAGACTGCCCCTCCGGTGGCCAGCTGGGGTATCCTGGGACCGTGGCTGCAGGTAGGCAAAG GCATGGCCGAGGCTACTGAGATCCAGAAGCTCGTGTACCTGGTCACAGGTGGCTGCGGCTTCCTGGGGGAGCATGTGGTACGGATGCTTCTGCAGCGGGAACCCCGGCTCTCGGAGCTGCGGGTGTTTGACCTGCGCCTGGGTCCCTGGCTGGAGGAGCTGAAGACAG GCACAAAGAACGTGATTGAGGCTTGTGTGCAGACTGGAACACGGTTCCTGGTCTACACGAGCAGCATGGAGGTTGTGGGGCCCAACATCAAAGGCCACCCCTTCTACAG CAAGGCCCAAGCTGAGCGGCTGGTCCTGGAAGCCAATGGAAGAGAG GTCCATGGGGGGCTGCCCCTGGTGACATGTGCCCTGCGTCCCACTGGCATCTACGGCGAAGGCCACCAGATCATGCGGGACTTCTACCACCAGGGCCTTCGCCTGGGGGGTCGTCTCTTCCGGGCCATCCCGGCCTCTGTGGAGCACGGTCGGGTCTATGTGG GCAACGTGGCCTGGATGCACGTGCTGGTGGCCCGGGAGCTGCAGCGACGGGCGGCGCTGCTGGGCGGCCAGGTGTACTTCTGCTACGACGAGTCCCCCTATAAGAGCTACGAGGACTTCAACATGGAGTTCCTGGGCCCGTGCGGACTGCGGCTGGTGGAGACCCGCCTGCTGGTGCCCTACTGGCTGCTGATGCTTCTGGCTGCTCTCAACGCCCTGCTGCAGTGGCTGCTACGGCCCCTGCTTCTCTACGCTCCCCTGCTCAATCCCTACACGCTGGCCGTGGCCAACACCACCTTCACCGTGAGCACTGACAAGGCTCGGCGCCATTTCGGCTACGAGCCCCTGTTCTCGTGGGAGGACAGCCGGAGCCGCACCATCCGCTGGGTGCGGGCCGTGGAGGGTTCCGCCCCGTGA
- the HSD3B7 gene encoding 3 beta-hydroxysteroid dehydrogenase type 7 isoform X1, whose amino-acid sequence MRSLRLLHPPAHPAGSGFSPLPQVLGWNQTPVDCRVAARGRPLARVRGTEGWRLGSCLFLEWGRREEEQAEGDGVLAGWPRRSKKTAPPVASWGILGPWLQVGKGMAEATEIQKLVYLVTGGCGFLGEHVVRMLLQREPRLSELRVFDLRLGPWLEELKTGPVRVTAIQGDVTQAHEVAAAVAGAHVVIHTAGLVDVFGRASPETIYEVNVQGTKNVIEACVQTGTRFLVYTSSMEVVGPNIKGHPFYRGNEDTPYEAVHKHPYPCSKAQAERLVLEANGREVHGGLPLVTCALRPTGIYGEGHQIMRDFYHQGLRLGGRLFRAIPASVEHGRVYVGNVAWMHVLVARELQRRAALLGGQVYFCYDESPYKSYEDFNMEFLGPCGLRLVETRLLVPYWLLMLLAALNALLQWLLRPLLLYAPLLNPYTLAVANTTFTVSTDKARRHFGYEPLFSWEDSRSRTIRWVRAVEGSAP is encoded by the exons ATGAGGTCACTGCGCCTGCTCCATCCTCCGGCCCACCCAGCAGGTTCTGGCTTCAGTCCCCTTCCCCAAGTTCTTGGCTGGAACCAGACGCCGGTGGACTGCAGAGTGGCCGCCAGGGGGCGCCCTCTGGCAAGAGTGCGGGGGACGGAGGGGTGGAGGCTGGGCTCGTGTCTGTTCCTGgaatggggcaggagggaggaggagcaagCGGAAGGGGACGGTGTGTTGGCCGGCTGGCCCAGGCGAAGCAAGAAGACTGCCCCTCCGGTGGCCAGCTGGGGTATCCTGGGACCGTGGCTGCAGGTAGGCAAAG GCATGGCCGAGGCTACTGAGATCCAGAAGCTCGTGTACCTGGTCACAGGTGGCTGCGGCTTCCTGGGGGAGCATGTGGTACGGATGCTTCTGCAGCGGGAACCCCGGCTCTCGGAGCTGCGGGTGTTTGACCTGCGCCTGGGTCCCTGGCTGGAGGAGCTGAAGACAG GGCCCGTGCGGGTGACTGCCATCCAGGGGGATGTGACCCAGGCCCACGAGGTGGCCGCAGCTGTGGCTGGAGCCCACGTGGTCATCCACACAGCTGGCCTGGTGGATGTGTTTGGCAGGGCCAGCCCCGAGACCATCTATGAGGTCAACGTGCAGG GCACAAAGAACGTGATTGAGGCTTGTGTGCAGACTGGAACACGGTTCCTGGTCTACACGAGCAGCATGGAGGTTGTGGGGCCCAACATCAAAGGCCACCCCTTCTACAG GGGCAATGAGGACACCCCATACGAAGCAGTACACAAACACCCCTATCCTTGCAGCAAGGCCCAAGCTGAGCGGCTGGTCCTGGAAGCCAATGGAAGAGAG GTCCATGGGGGGCTGCCCCTGGTGACATGTGCCCTGCGTCCCACTGGCATCTACGGCGAAGGCCACCAGATCATGCGGGACTTCTACCACCAGGGCCTTCGCCTGGGGGGTCGTCTCTTCCGGGCCATCCCGGCCTCTGTGGAGCACGGTCGGGTCTATGTGG GCAACGTGGCCTGGATGCACGTGCTGGTGGCCCGGGAGCTGCAGCGACGGGCGGCGCTGCTGGGCGGCCAGGTGTACTTCTGCTACGACGAGTCCCCCTATAAGAGCTACGAGGACTTCAACATGGAGTTCCTGGGCCCGTGCGGACTGCGGCTGGTGGAGACCCGCCTGCTGGTGCCCTACTGGCTGCTGATGCTTCTGGCTGCTCTCAACGCCCTGCTGCAGTGGCTGCTACGGCCCCTGCTTCTCTACGCTCCCCTGCTCAATCCCTACACGCTGGCCGTGGCCAACACCACCTTCACCGTGAGCACTGACAAGGCTCGGCGCCATTTCGGCTACGAGCCCCTGTTCTCGTGGGAGGACAGCCGGAGCCGCACCATCCGCTGGGTGCGGGCCGTGGAGGGTTCCGCCCCGTGA
- the HSD3B7 gene encoding 3 beta-hydroxysteroid dehydrogenase type 7 isoform X2, giving the protein MRSLRLLHPPAHPAGSGFSPLPQVLGWNQTPVDCRVAARGRPLARVRGTEGWRLGSCLFLEWGRREEEQAEGDGVLAGWPRRSKKTAPPVASWGILGPWLQPGMAEATEIQKLVYLVTGGCGFLGEHVVRMLLQREPRLSELRVFDLRLGPWLEELKTGPVRVTAIQGDVTQAHEVAAAVAGAHVVIHTAGLVDVFGRASPETIYEVNVQGTKNVIEACVQTGTRFLVYTSSMEVVGPNIKGHPFYRGNEDTPYEAVHKHPYPCSKAQAERLVLEANGREVHGGLPLVTCALRPTGIYGEGHQIMRDFYHQGLRLGGRLFRAIPASVEHGRVYVGNVAWMHVLVARELQRRAALLGGQVYFCYDESPYKSYEDFNMEFLGPCGLRLVETRLLVPYWLLMLLAALNALLQWLLRPLLLYAPLLNPYTLAVANTTFTVSTDKARRHFGYEPLFSWEDSRSRTIRWVRAVEGSAP; this is encoded by the exons ATGAGGTCACTGCGCCTGCTCCATCCTCCGGCCCACCCAGCAGGTTCTGGCTTCAGTCCCCTTCCCCAAGTTCTTGGCTGGAACCAGACGCCGGTGGACTGCAGAGTGGCCGCCAGGGGGCGCCCTCTGGCAAGAGTGCGGGGGACGGAGGGGTGGAGGCTGGGCTCGTGTCTGTTCCTGgaatggggcaggagggaggaggagcaagCGGAAGGGGACGGTGTGTTGGCCGGCTGGCCCAGGCGAAGCAAGAAGACTGCCCCTCCGGTGGCCAGCTGGGGTATCCTGGGACCGTGGCTGCAG CCAGGCATGGCCGAGGCTACTGAGATCCAGAAGCTCGTGTACCTGGTCACAGGTGGCTGCGGCTTCCTGGGGGAGCATGTGGTACGGATGCTTCTGCAGCGGGAACCCCGGCTCTCGGAGCTGCGGGTGTTTGACCTGCGCCTGGGTCCCTGGCTGGAGGAGCTGAAGACAG GGCCCGTGCGGGTGACTGCCATCCAGGGGGATGTGACCCAGGCCCACGAGGTGGCCGCAGCTGTGGCTGGAGCCCACGTGGTCATCCACACAGCTGGCCTGGTGGATGTGTTTGGCAGGGCCAGCCCCGAGACCATCTATGAGGTCAACGTGCAGG GCACAAAGAACGTGATTGAGGCTTGTGTGCAGACTGGAACACGGTTCCTGGTCTACACGAGCAGCATGGAGGTTGTGGGGCCCAACATCAAAGGCCACCCCTTCTACAG GGGCAATGAGGACACCCCATACGAAGCAGTACACAAACACCCCTATCCTTGCAGCAAGGCCCAAGCTGAGCGGCTGGTCCTGGAAGCCAATGGAAGAGAG GTCCATGGGGGGCTGCCCCTGGTGACATGTGCCCTGCGTCCCACTGGCATCTACGGCGAAGGCCACCAGATCATGCGGGACTTCTACCACCAGGGCCTTCGCCTGGGGGGTCGTCTCTTCCGGGCCATCCCGGCCTCTGTGGAGCACGGTCGGGTCTATGTGG GCAACGTGGCCTGGATGCACGTGCTGGTGGCCCGGGAGCTGCAGCGACGGGCGGCGCTGCTGGGCGGCCAGGTGTACTTCTGCTACGACGAGTCCCCCTATAAGAGCTACGAGGACTTCAACATGGAGTTCCTGGGCCCGTGCGGACTGCGGCTGGTGGAGACCCGCCTGCTGGTGCCCTACTGGCTGCTGATGCTTCTGGCTGCTCTCAACGCCCTGCTGCAGTGGCTGCTACGGCCCCTGCTTCTCTACGCTCCCCTGCTCAATCCCTACACGCTGGCCGTGGCCAACACCACCTTCACCGTGAGCACTGACAAGGCTCGGCGCCATTTCGGCTACGAGCCCCTGTTCTCGTGGGAGGACAGCCGGAGCCGCACCATCCGCTGGGTGCGGGCCGTGGAGGGTTCCGCCCCGTGA
- the HSD3B7 gene encoding 3 beta-hydroxysteroid dehydrogenase type 7 isoform X4 gives MRSLRLLHPPAHPAGSGFSPLPQVLGWNQTPVDCRVAARGRPLARVRGTEGWRLGSCLFLEWGRREEEQAEGDGVLAGWPRRSKKTAPPVASWGILGPWLQVGKGMAEATEIQKLVYLVTGGCGFLGEHVVRMLLQREPRLSELRVFDLRLGPWLEELKTGTKNVIEACVQTGTRFLVYTSSMEVVGPNIKGHPFYRGNEDTPYEAVHKHPYPCSKAQAERLVLEANGREVHGGLPLVTCALRPTGIYGEGHQIMRDFYHQGLRLGGRLFRAIPASVEHGRVYVGNVAWMHVLVARELQRRAALLGGQVYFCYDESPYKSYEDFNMEFLGPCGLRLVETRLLVPYWLLMLLAALNALLQWLLRPLLLYAPLLNPYTLAVANTTFTVSTDKARRHFGYEPLFSWEDSRSRTIRWVRAVEGSAP, from the exons ATGAGGTCACTGCGCCTGCTCCATCCTCCGGCCCACCCAGCAGGTTCTGGCTTCAGTCCCCTTCCCCAAGTTCTTGGCTGGAACCAGACGCCGGTGGACTGCAGAGTGGCCGCCAGGGGGCGCCCTCTGGCAAGAGTGCGGGGGACGGAGGGGTGGAGGCTGGGCTCGTGTCTGTTCCTGgaatggggcaggagggaggaggagcaagCGGAAGGGGACGGTGTGTTGGCCGGCTGGCCCAGGCGAAGCAAGAAGACTGCCCCTCCGGTGGCCAGCTGGGGTATCCTGGGACCGTGGCTGCAGGTAGGCAAAG GCATGGCCGAGGCTACTGAGATCCAGAAGCTCGTGTACCTGGTCACAGGTGGCTGCGGCTTCCTGGGGGAGCATGTGGTACGGATGCTTCTGCAGCGGGAACCCCGGCTCTCGGAGCTGCGGGTGTTTGACCTGCGCCTGGGTCCCTGGCTGGAGGAGCTGAAGACAG GCACAAAGAACGTGATTGAGGCTTGTGTGCAGACTGGAACACGGTTCCTGGTCTACACGAGCAGCATGGAGGTTGTGGGGCCCAACATCAAAGGCCACCCCTTCTACAG GGGCAATGAGGACACCCCATACGAAGCAGTACACAAACACCCCTATCCTTGCAGCAAGGCCCAAGCTGAGCGGCTGGTCCTGGAAGCCAATGGAAGAGAG GTCCATGGGGGGCTGCCCCTGGTGACATGTGCCCTGCGTCCCACTGGCATCTACGGCGAAGGCCACCAGATCATGCGGGACTTCTACCACCAGGGCCTTCGCCTGGGGGGTCGTCTCTTCCGGGCCATCCCGGCCTCTGTGGAGCACGGTCGGGTCTATGTGG GCAACGTGGCCTGGATGCACGTGCTGGTGGCCCGGGAGCTGCAGCGACGGGCGGCGCTGCTGGGCGGCCAGGTGTACTTCTGCTACGACGAGTCCCCCTATAAGAGCTACGAGGACTTCAACATGGAGTTCCTGGGCCCGTGCGGACTGCGGCTGGTGGAGACCCGCCTGCTGGTGCCCTACTGGCTGCTGATGCTTCTGGCTGCTCTCAACGCCCTGCTGCAGTGGCTGCTACGGCCCCTGCTTCTCTACGCTCCCCTGCTCAATCCCTACACGCTGGCCGTGGCCAACACCACCTTCACCGTGAGCACTGACAAGGCTCGGCGCCATTTCGGCTACGAGCCCCTGTTCTCGTGGGAGGACAGCCGGAGCCGCACCATCCGCTGGGTGCGGGCCGTGGAGGGTTCCGCCCCGTGA
- the HSD3B7 gene encoding 3 beta-hydroxysteroid dehydrogenase type 7 isoform X7, whose product MRSLRLLHPPAHPAGSGFSPLPQVLGWNQTPVDCRVAARGRPLARVRGTEGWRLGSCLFLEWGRREEEQAEGDGVLAGWPRRSKKTAPPVASWGILGPWLQVGKGMAEATEIQKLVYLVTGGCGFLGEHVVRMLLQREPRLSELRVFDLRLGPWLEELKTGPVRVTAIQGDVTQAHEVAAAVAGAHVVIHTAGLVDVFGRASPETIYEVNVQGTKNVIEACVQTGTRFLVYTSSMEVVGPNIKGHPFYRGNEDTPYEAVHKHPYPCSKAQAERLVLEANGREATWPGCTCWWPGSCSDGRRCWAARCTSATTSPPIRATRTSTWSSWARADCGWWRPACWCPTGC is encoded by the exons ATGAGGTCACTGCGCCTGCTCCATCCTCCGGCCCACCCAGCAGGTTCTGGCTTCAGTCCCCTTCCCCAAGTTCTTGGCTGGAACCAGACGCCGGTGGACTGCAGAGTGGCCGCCAGGGGGCGCCCTCTGGCAAGAGTGCGGGGGACGGAGGGGTGGAGGCTGGGCTCGTGTCTGTTCCTGgaatggggcaggagggaggaggagcaagCGGAAGGGGACGGTGTGTTGGCCGGCTGGCCCAGGCGAAGCAAGAAGACTGCCCCTCCGGTGGCCAGCTGGGGTATCCTGGGACCGTGGCTGCAGGTAGGCAAAG GCATGGCCGAGGCTACTGAGATCCAGAAGCTCGTGTACCTGGTCACAGGTGGCTGCGGCTTCCTGGGGGAGCATGTGGTACGGATGCTTCTGCAGCGGGAACCCCGGCTCTCGGAGCTGCGGGTGTTTGACCTGCGCCTGGGTCCCTGGCTGGAGGAGCTGAAGACAG GGCCCGTGCGGGTGACTGCCATCCAGGGGGATGTGACCCAGGCCCACGAGGTGGCCGCAGCTGTGGCTGGAGCCCACGTGGTCATCCACACAGCTGGCCTGGTGGATGTGTTTGGCAGGGCCAGCCCCGAGACCATCTATGAGGTCAACGTGCAGG GCACAAAGAACGTGATTGAGGCTTGTGTGCAGACTGGAACACGGTTCCTGGTCTACACGAGCAGCATGGAGGTTGTGGGGCCCAACATCAAAGGCCACCCCTTCTACAG GGGCAATGAGGACACCCCATACGAAGCAGTACACAAACACCCCTATCCTTGCAGCAAGGCCCAAGCTGAGCGGCTGGTCCTGGAAGCCAATGGAAGAGAG GCAACGTGGCCTGGATGCACGTGCTGGTGGCCCGGGAGCTGCAGCGACGGGCGGCGCTGCTGGGCGGCCAGGTGTACTTCTGCTACGACGAGTCCCCCTATAAGAGCTACGAGGACTTCAACATGGAGTTCCTGGGCCCGTGCGGACTGCGGCTGGTGGAGACCCGCCTGCTGGTGCCCTACTGGCTGCTGA
- the HSD3B7 gene encoding 3 beta-hydroxysteroid dehydrogenase type 7 isoform X6 gives MAEATEIQKLVYLVTGGCGFLGEHVVRMLLQREPRLSELRVFDLRLGPWLEELKTGPVRVTAIQGDVTQAHEVAAAVAGAHVVIHTAGLVDVFGRASPETIYEVNVQGTKNVIEACVQTGTRFLVYTSSMEVVGPNIKGHPFYRGNEDTPYEAVHKHPYPCSKAQAERLVLEANGREVHGGLPLVTCALRPTGIYGEGHQIMRDFYHQGLRLGGRLFRAIPASVEHGRVYVGNVAWMHVLVARELQRRAALLGGQVYFCYDESPYKSYEDFNMEFLGPCGLRLVETRLLVPYWLLMLLAALNALLQWLLRPLLLYAPLLNPYTLAVANTTFTVSTDKARRHFGYEPLFSWEDSRSRTIRWVRAVEGSAP, from the exons ATGGCCGAGGCTACTGAGATCCAGAAGCTCGTGTACCTGGTCACAGGTGGCTGCGGCTTCCTGGGGGAGCATGTGGTACGGATGCTTCTGCAGCGGGAACCCCGGCTCTCGGAGCTGCGGGTGTTTGACCTGCGCCTGGGTCCCTGGCTGGAGGAGCTGAAGACAG GGCCCGTGCGGGTGACTGCCATCCAGGGGGATGTGACCCAGGCCCACGAGGTGGCCGCAGCTGTGGCTGGAGCCCACGTGGTCATCCACACAGCTGGCCTGGTGGATGTGTTTGGCAGGGCCAGCCCCGAGACCATCTATGAGGTCAACGTGCAGG GCACAAAGAACGTGATTGAGGCTTGTGTGCAGACTGGAACACGGTTCCTGGTCTACACGAGCAGCATGGAGGTTGTGGGGCCCAACATCAAAGGCCACCCCTTCTACAG GGGCAATGAGGACACCCCATACGAAGCAGTACACAAACACCCCTATCCTTGCAGCAAGGCCCAAGCTGAGCGGCTGGTCCTGGAAGCCAATGGAAGAGAG GTCCATGGGGGGCTGCCCCTGGTGACATGTGCCCTGCGTCCCACTGGCATCTACGGCGAAGGCCACCAGATCATGCGGGACTTCTACCACCAGGGCCTTCGCCTGGGGGGTCGTCTCTTCCGGGCCATCCCGGCCTCTGTGGAGCACGGTCGGGTCTATGTGG GCAACGTGGCCTGGATGCACGTGCTGGTGGCCCGGGAGCTGCAGCGACGGGCGGCGCTGCTGGGCGGCCAGGTGTACTTCTGCTACGACGAGTCCCCCTATAAGAGCTACGAGGACTTCAACATGGAGTTCCTGGGCCCGTGCGGACTGCGGCTGGTGGAGACCCGCCTGCTGGTGCCCTACTGGCTGCTGATGCTTCTGGCTGCTCTCAACGCCCTGCTGCAGTGGCTGCTACGGCCCCTGCTTCTCTACGCTCCCCTGCTCAATCCCTACACGCTGGCCGTGGCCAACACCACCTTCACCGTGAGCACTGACAAGGCTCGGCGCCATTTCGGCTACGAGCCCCTGTTCTCGTGGGAGGACAGCCGGAGCCGCACCATCCGCTGGGTGCGGGCCGTGGAGGGTTCCGCCCCGTGA